A genomic window from Camelina sativa cultivar DH55 chromosome 2, Cs, whole genome shotgun sequence includes:
- the LOC104730914 gene encoding 21.7 kDa class VI heat shock protein-like — MTSSSGSLKLEIHTDDKTPGKWSVPLGDESFRRFLSGGGGSEKAVFGEGSLFSPFLFGKYFDPSDAFPLWEFEAEVLLASLRSLGHCRVDWSQTDHVYVLKSDLPVVGKNNVQVYVDVSGKVMEISGQWNNNKKTVVNGDWRSGKWWEHGYVRRLELPGDADPKNSEVFLPNNEDCSFLEIRIPKINSKSKF, encoded by the exons atgaCGAGTAGTAGTGGAAGCCTCAAACTAGAGATCCACACCGACGATAAGACGCCGGGAAAGTGGAGCGTACCACTCGGCGATGAATCTTTCCGAAGGTTCTTGAGCGGAGGAGGAGGCTCGGAGAAAGCTGTGTTCGGCGAGGGATCACTTTTCAGCCCGTTTTTGTTTGGGAAGTACTTTGATCCATCAGATGCATTTCCCTTGTGGGAGTTTGAGGCTGAGGTTCTGCTGGCGAGCCTCAGAAGCTTAGGACACTGTAGAGTTGATTGGTCTCAGACCGATCATGTTTATGTCCTTAAATCCGATCTCCCCG TGGTGGGGAAAAATAACGTGCAGGTGTATGTGGACGTTAGTGGAAAAGTGATGGAGATTAGTGGCCAatggaacaacaacaagaaaacagtGGTTAACGGTGACTGGAGAAGTGGCAAGTGGTGGGAACACGGCTACGTCCGTCGTCTCGAGCTCCCCGGCGACGCCGACCCTAAAAACTCCGAAGTTTTCCTCCCCAACAACGAAGACTGCTCTTTCTTAGAGATCCGAATCCCTAAGATTAATTCTAAGAGCAAGTTTTAA
- the LOC104730923 gene encoding kinesin-like protein KIN-14N, which yields MVGAMANNGRIRSASPVTNGSKDLTPNSAPASTTGSEYGPVEFTRDDVETLLNERIKYKSKFNYKERCENMMEYIKRLRLCIRWFQELELDYAFEQEKLKNALELNEKHCADMEVSLRNKEEELNMIIEELRKNFESVQVQLAREQTEKLAANDSLGKEKETRLAVEKAQAGLVEELGKTQGDLQTANQRIQSVNDMYKLLQEYNSSLQLYNSKLQGDLDEAHETIKRGEKERTAIVENIGNLKGQFSALQDQLAASKASQEDIMKQKGELVNEIASLKVELQQAKEDRDRHLVEVQTLQTEATKYNDFKDTITELETTCSSQSTQIQELQDRLVSSERRLQVSDLTTFEKINEFEDQKQSIIDLKSRVEEAELKLVEGEILRKKLHNTILELKGNIRVFCRVRPLLPGENNGEEGKTISYPTSLEALGRGIDLMQNAQKHSFTFDKVFLPTASQQDVFIEISQLVQSALDGYKVCIFAYGQTGSGKTFTMMGRPGNPEEKGLIPRCLEQIFETRQSLRSQGWKYELQVSMLEIYNETIRDLLSTNKEAVRTDNGVSPQKHAIKHDASGNTHVAELTILDVKSSREVSFLLDHAARNRSVGKTQMNEQSSRSHFVFTLRISGVNESTEQQVQGVLNLIDLAGSERLSKSGSTGDRLKETQAINKSLSSLGDVIFALAKKEDHVPFRNSKLTYLLQPCLGGDSKTLMFVNIAPESSSTGESLCSLRFAARVNACEIGTPRRQTNIKPLENRLSLG from the exons atggTGGGGGCGATGGCAAACAATGGAAGAATCCGGTCAGCTTCTCCGGTGACTAATGGGTCAAAAGATCTGACTCCGAACAGTGCTCCGGCTAGCACAACGGGATCTGAATATGGTCCTGTTGAGTTCACTAGAGATGACGTTGAAACTCTTCTTAATGAACGAATCAAGTACAAGAGCAAATTCAACTACAAG GAGAGATGTGAGAACATGATGGAATATATAAAAAGGCTTAGACTTTGCATTAGGTGGTTTCAAGAACTCGAGTTGGATTACGCTTTTGAGCAAGAGAAGTTGAAGAATGCGTTGGAATTGAATGAGAAGCATTGTGCTGACATGG AGGTTAGtttgagaaacaaagaagaggaaCTGAATATGATAATTGAAGAGCTGAGGAAAAACTTTGAATCTGTTCAAGTGCAACTTGCCAGGGAACAAACTGAGAAGTTG GCTGCGAATGATTCTcttggaaaagagaaagaaacaagactTGCTGTTGAAAAGGCACAAGCTGGTCTTGTAGAAGAGCTAGGAAAAACACAAGGAGATCTTCAAACGGCTAACCAGAGG ATACAATCGGTAAATGATATGTACAAACTGTTGCAAGAGTATAACTCAAGCCTGCAGCTGTATAACAGCAAGCTACAAGGTGATCTTGATGAAGCTCATGAAACTATAAAACGTGGTGAGAAAGAAAGGACTGCTATTGTCGAAAATATTGGCAACTTAAAGGGCCAATTTTCAGCGTTACAGGATCAGCTTGCTGCTTCTAAG gcTTCTCAAGAAGATATCATGAAGCAGAAAGGTGAGTTGGTAAACGAAATTGCGAGTCTCAAGGTCGAGCTTCAGCAGGCCAAGGAAGACCGTGATCGCCATTTAGTGGAAGTACAAACCTTACAAACCGAGGCAACCAAGTACAATGACTTCAAAGACACCATAACTGAGCTTGAG ACTACATGTTCGTCCCAGAGTACTCAGATACAAGAGTTGCAGGATCGACTAGTGTCATCTGAGAGGCGACTGCAG GTTTCTGATCTAACTACctttgagaaaataaatgagtTTGAAGACCAGAAGCAAAGCATTATCGATCTGAAAAGTCGAGTAGAAGAAGCAGAACTTAAACTCGTTGAAGGGGAAATACTACGGAAGAAGTTGCACAATACCATTCTT GAATTGAAAGGCAATATACGTGTGTTCTGTAGAGTTAGACCTCTATTGCCGGGTGAGAATAATGGTGAAGAGGGAAAAACTATTTCTTACCCGACATCTCTAGAAGCACTTGGTCGCGGTATTGACTTGATGCAAAATG CGCAAAAGCATTCTTTCACATTTGATAAGGTTTTTTTGCCAACTGCATCACAACAAGACGTTTTCATAGAGATTTCTCAACTTGTTCAAAGTGCTCTCGATGGTTACAAG GTGTGCATTTTTGCATATGGACAAACTGGGTCGGGTAAAACTTTTACAATGATGGGTAGACCAGGAAACCCCGAGGAAAAAGGGCTGATCCCACGTTGTTTGGAGCAAATCTTTGAAACGAGGCAGTCTCTTCGATCTCAGGGTTGGAAATATGAATTGCAG GTATCTATGTTGGAAATATACAATGAAACGATCCGAGATCTCTTGTCAACAAACAAAGAAGCAGTCAGAACAGACAATGGTGTTTCTCCACAGAAACATGCTATTAAACATGATGCTAGTGGAAACACGCATGTTGCTGAGCTTACTATTTTGGATGTTAAAAGCTCACGGGAGGTTTCATTCCTCTTAGATCATGCGGCTCGTAACAG atCGGTCGGGAAGACTCAGATGAATGAGCAGTCGTCTAGAAGCCATTTTGTTTTTACACTAAGAATCTCTGGTGTTAACGAG AGCACTGAGCAACAAGTACAAGGTGTCTTGAACCTGATTGATCTTGCGGGGAGTGAGCGTTTATCAAAGAGTGGATCAACCGGAGATAGACTTAAAGAAACTCAA gCAATCAACAAAAGTTTGTCGTCTCTAGGCGATGTCATATTCGCcttagcaaagaaagaagatCATGTACCATTCCGAAACTCAAAGCTCACATATCTTCTTCAG CCTTGCTTAGGTGGTGACTCGAAGACGCTAATGTTTGTGAACATTGCTCCGGAATCTTCTTCAACCGGTGAGTCTCTCTGCTCTCTTAGATTCGCAGCGAGAGTGAATGCTTGCGAGATTGGAACACCACGTAGGCAGACTAACATCAAGCCGTTGGAAAACCGTTTGAGCCTTggatga
- the LOC104730958 gene encoding transcription factor ILR3, whose protein sequence is MVSPENANWICDLIDADYGSFTIQGPGFSWPVQQQPIGVSSNSSAGVDVSAGNSEASKEPGSKKRGRCESSSATSSKACREKQRRDRLNDKFVELGTILEPGNPPKTDKAAILVDAVRMVTQLRGEAQKLKDSNSSLQDKIKELKTEKNELRDEKQRLKTEKEKLEQQLKAMNAPQPSFFPAPPMMPTAFASAQGQAPGNKMVPIISYPGVAMWQFMPPASVDTSQDHVLRPPVA, encoded by the exons ATGGTGTCGCCTGAAAACGCTAATTGGATATGCGACTTGATCGATGCTGATTACGGAAGTTTCACAATCCAAGGTCCTGGTTTCTCTTGGCCTGTTCAGCAACAACCTATTGGTGTTTCTTCTAAttccag CGCTGGAGTTGATGTCTCTGCTGGAAACTCAGAAGCCAGCAAGGAACCTGGATCCAAAAAGAG GGGGAGATGTGAATCATCCTCTGCCACTAGCTCAAAAGCATGTAGGGAGAAGCAGCGACGGGACAGGCTGAATGACAA GTTTGTGGAATTGGGTACAATTTTGGAGCCTGGAAATCCTCCCAAAACAGACAAGGCTGCTATCTTGGTAGATGCTGTCCGCATGGTGACACAGCTACGGGGCGAGGCCCAGAAGCTGAAGGACTCCAATTCAAGTCTCCAGGACAAAATCAAAGAGTTGAAG ACTGAGAAAAACGAGCTGCGAGATGAGAAACAGAGGCTGAAGACCGAGAAAGAAAAGCTGGAACAGCAGCTGAAGGCCATGAATGCTCCTCAACCAAGCTTTTTCCCAGCCCCACCTATGATGCCAACTGCTTTTGCTTCTGCGCAAGGCCAAGCTCCTGGAAACAAGATGGTGCCAATCATCAGTTACCCAGGAGTTGCCATGTGGCAGTTCATGCCTCCTGCTTCAGTCGATACTTCTCAGGATCATGTCCTTCGCCCACCTGTTGCTTAA
- the LOC104730949 gene encoding probable galacturonosyltransferase 12, translating to MNGKVNGAVETCRGEDKFVMSKKFKSYLNFSNPTIARNFDPEECAWAYGMNVFDLAAWRKTNISSTYYHWLDENLKSDLSLWQLGTLPPGLIAFHGHVQTIDPFWHMLGLGYQETTSFADAESAAVVHYNGRAKPWLDIAFPHLRPLWAKYLDSSDRFIKSCHIRAS from the exons ATGAATGGGAAAGTAAATGGAGCAGTGGAGACATGTAGAGGAGAAGACAAGTTTGTGATGTCAAAGAAGTTCAAGAGTTACCTCAACTTCTCAAACCCAACAATTGCCAGAAACTTTGATCCAGAGGAATGCGCTTGGGCTTACGGGATGAATGTTTTCGACTTAGCGGCTTGGAGAAAGACTAACATAAGCTCCACTTACTATCACTGGCTTGATGAG AACTTAAAATCAGACCTGAGTTTGTGGCAGCTGGGAACTTTGCCTCCTGGGTTGATAGCTTTCCACGGTCATGTACAGACCATAGATCCGTTCTGGCATATGCTCGGTCTGGGATACCAAGAGACCACGAGCTTTGCTGATGCTGAAAGTGCGGCTGTTGTACATTACAATGGAAGAGCTAAGCCTTGGCTTGATATAGCTTTTCCACATCTACGTCCTCTCTGGGCTAAGTATCTTGATTCCTCTGACAGGTTCATCAAGAGCTGTCACATTAGAGCATCATGA
- the LOC104730939 gene encoding probable galacturonosyltransferase 12, whose amino-acid sequence MNGKVNGAVETCRGEDKFVMSKKFKSYLNFSNPTIARNFDPEECAWAYGMNVFDLAAWRKTNISSTYYHWLDENLKSDLSLWQLGTLPPGLIAFHGHVQTIDPFWHMLGLGYQETTSFADAESAAVVHYNGRAKPWLDIAFPHLRPLWAKYLDSSDRFIKSCHIRAS is encoded by the exons ATGAATGGGAAAGTAAATGGAGCAGTGGAGACATGTAGAGGAGAAGACAAGTTTGTGATGTCAAAGAAGTTCAAGAGTTACCTCAACTTCTCAAACCCGACAATTGCTAGAAACTTTGATCCAGAGGAATGTGCTTGGGCTTACGGGATGAATGTTTTCGACTTAGCTGCTTGGAGAAAGACTAACATAAGCTCCACTTACTACCACTGGCTTGACGAG AACTTAAAATCAGACCTGAGTTTGTGGCAGCTGGGAACTTTGCCTCCTGGGTTGATAGCTTTCCACGGTCATGTCCAGACCATAGATCCGTTCTGGCATATGCTCGGTCTGGGATACCAAGAGACCACGAGCTTTGCTGATGCTGAAAGTGCGGCTGTCGTACATTACAATGGAAGAGCTAAGCCTTGGCTTGATATAGCTTTTCCACATCTACGTCCTCTCTGGGCTAAGTATCTTGATTCCTCTGACAGGTTCATCAAGAGCTGTCACATTAGAGCATCATGA